A genomic stretch from Kogia breviceps isolate mKogBre1 chromosome 1, mKogBre1 haplotype 1, whole genome shotgun sequence includes:
- the RNF186 gene encoding E3 ubiquitin-protein ligase RNF186, with protein MACTELLQQPQLTSKEATASNTAGPDGGHRGSTDGDLECLVCREPYSSARLPKLLGCQHTFCAVCLKLLLCVQDDTWSIACPLCRKVTAVPGGLICSLRDQEAVLGRLARPGPEVWLCPQGLVNPATLIAGHPSLAGEDEQDTESANCVAARRLAAHLLLLALLVALTLPFVYPGVICWMLSFVIVLALLLSMLLCCRRSSQGSRCSSPRTLFCREQKPSEISSVA; from the coding sequence ATGGCCTGCACCGAGCTCCTGCAGCAGCCCCAGCTTACGTCCAAAGAAGCCACCGCCTCTAACACCGCGGGCCCTGATGGGGGTCATCGCGGCTCCACGGATGGCGACCTGGAGTGCCTGGTGTGCCGGGAGCCCTATAGCAGTGCCCGGCTGCCCAAGCTGCTGGGCTGCCAGCACACCTTCTGTGCCGTCTGCCTGAAGCTGCTGCTGTGCGTGCAGGACGACACCTGGTCCATCGCCTGCCCGCTGTGCCGCAAGGTCACTGCCGTCCCCGGgggcctcatctgcagcctgcgTGACCAGGAGGCCGTGCTGGGGCGGTTGGCCCGGCCGGGCCCGGAGGTGTGGCTCTGTCCTCAGGGGCTGGTGAATCCTGCTACCTTGATAGCAGGGCATCCCAGCTTGGCAGGAGAGGATGAACAGGACACGGAGAGTGCCAACTGCGTGGCAGCCCGGCGCCTGGCGGCACACCTGCTCTTACTGGCCTTGCTTGTCGCCCTCACCCTGCCCTTCGTCTACCCAGGCGTCATCTGCTGGATGCTCAGCTTCGTCATCGTACTGGCCCTGCTGTTGTCCATGCTTCTCTGCTGTCGCCGCAGCAGCCAGGGCAGCCGCTGCTCCTCCCCCAGGACTCTCTTCTGCAGAGAGCAGAAACCCAGCGAGATCTCTTCCGTCGCCTGA